The Dehalogenimonas lykanthroporepellens BL-DC-9 genome includes a window with the following:
- a CDS encoding UspA domain protein (PFAM: UspA domain protein~KEGG: sti:Sthe_2505 UspA domain protein) has product MFRRIMVPLDGSPLAEVSLPCAEEMAGRMGSQVILLSVLEPGAGRYGNLFHCYLEARAEALKAKVLESGGPDISVTPLLIDEVEEEDLIAEEPPGRDIGHPAADIIAAAAQQGASLIVMATHGYAGLRRLALSSVADAIVRGSGLPVLLVRPQPDGVQLQNRICRNIVVPLDGSAMAETAVRVVEEMAEKLTGQEMTVNLLHVAPERRVATTDEPSPAFLATVEDPTWCKAGDKTDDYLRQTEAYLRACGAELEKSGVTVNHTVRTGKPEEVITAFTAESGAAMVVMACHARTGIGRYLIGSTADRILRTIEASVLLLRPGKPVPPGVE; this is encoded by the coding sequence ATGTTTCGTCGTATTATGGTTCCGCTTGACGGCTCCCCTCTGGCTGAAGTATCCCTGCCCTGCGCCGAAGAAATGGCCGGGCGCATGGGTTCGCAGGTGATTCTGCTCAGTGTTCTGGAACCAGGGGCGGGTCGATACGGCAATCTGTTCCATTGCTACCTGGAAGCCCGGGCTGAAGCCTTGAAAGCCAAAGTTCTCGAAAGCGGCGGGCCGGATATCAGTGTTACGCCGCTTCTGATTGATGAAGTAGAAGAGGAAGACCTGATTGCCGAGGAGCCCCCGGGCAGGGACATCGGGCACCCGGCGGCTGACATCATCGCCGCCGCCGCCCAGCAAGGGGCCAGCCTCATCGTCATGGCCACTCATGGTTATGCCGGCCTCAGACGCCTGGCGCTTTCCAGTGTGGCTGATGCCATCGTCCGCGGCTCCGGACTGCCGGTTCTCCTGGTGCGTCCGCAACCAGACGGCGTCCAGCTTCAAAACCGTATCTGTCGAAACATCGTCGTCCCTCTGGACGGCTCCGCCATGGCTGAAACCGCCGTCCGGGTGGTCGAAGAAATGGCTGAAAAGCTGACCGGACAGGAAATGACGGTCAACCTGCTCCATGTAGCCCCGGAACGCCGGGTCGCCACCACTGACGAACCGTCGCCGGCCTTTCTGGCTACCGTCGAAGACCCCACCTGGTGCAAGGCCGGTGACAAAACAGATGACTACCTGCGGCAGACCGAAGCCTATCTCCGAGCCTGCGGCGCCGAACTGGAAAAGTCCGGAGTCACCGTCAACCATACGGTACGCACCGGTAAGCCCGAAGAAGTAATCACCGCTTTTACCGCCGAAAGCGGCGCCGCCATGGTGGTCATGGCCTGTCACGCCCGCACCGGCATCGGCCGCTACCTCATCGGCTCCACCGCGGATCGTATCCTGCGCACCATCGAAGCTTCCGTCCTGCTCCTGCGTCCGGGAAAACCGGTACCGCCGGGAGTGGAATAA
- a CDS encoding chaperone protein DnaK (KEGG: det:DET1399 molecular chaperone DnaK~TIGRFAM: chaperone protein DnaK~PFAM: Heat shock protein 70), with protein MGRVVGIDLGTTNSEVAVIQAGEPVVIPSAEGGTLVPSVVAVNKNGERLVGRQAKNQAVLNPENTIYSIKRFMGRKWGEPAGRELPVEDDAKRKPYKVIKGANNEIKVTLGGKDYSPPEISAMILQKLKADAEAFLGDKVTEAVITVPAYFNDAQRQATKDAGQIAGLNVLRIVNEPTAAALAYGLDKKKEETVAVYDLGGGTFDISILELGDGTFQVKSTNGDTHLGGDDFDQKIIDWLVAEYKKDQGIDLSKDKTAMQRLKEAAEKAKIELSSVQQAEVNLPFITADASGPKHLNITLTRAKLEQLVMELVEKSIAPCRQALTDAGKTAAQIDEVILVGGQTRMPLVRAKVKEFFGKEPNMSVNPDEVVAIGAAIQAGVIKGDVSDVLLLDVSPLTLGIETLGGVATPLIPRNTTIPTSKSQVFSTAADNQPSVEIHVLQGERPMAADNRTLGRFMLDGILPAPRGLPQIEVTFDIDANGILSVRAQDKGTGKEQKITITASSGLSKEEVEKMQKDAEAHAAEDIARKELAEAKNQGDNLVYQAEKMLTDNKDKLPEDLQTEVSGKIEAVKQALQGSDTPALKSGIDELNQALQKMGNAVYSQQQQAGEEPPTEGTEGQSADSGEQPKDDGTVEGEFREV; from the coding sequence ATGGGTAGAGTAGTCGGTATCGATCTGGGTACCACCAATTCAGAGGTCGCCGTCATTCAGGCCGGCGAACCGGTAGTCATCCCTTCAGCCGAAGGCGGCACCCTTGTGCCGTCGGTGGTCGCCGTCAACAAGAACGGTGAGCGGCTGGTCGGCCGCCAGGCCAAGAACCAGGCCGTGCTGAATCCGGAAAACACCATTTATTCCATCAAGCGTTTCATGGGCCGCAAATGGGGTGAGCCGGCCGGCCGGGAACTGCCGGTAGAGGACGACGCCAAGCGCAAGCCCTACAAAGTCATCAAGGGCGCCAATAACGAGATCAAGGTTACCCTGGGGGGCAAGGACTATTCCCCGCCCGAGATTTCAGCCATGATCCTCCAGAAGCTCAAGGCCGACGCTGAAGCCTTCCTGGGCGACAAGGTGACCGAGGCAGTCATCACTGTCCCGGCTTACTTCAACGACGCCCAGCGCCAGGCGACCAAGGACGCCGGCCAGATTGCCGGTCTCAATGTCCTGCGCATCGTCAACGAACCCACCGCCGCGGCACTGGCCTACGGCCTGGACAAGAAAAAAGAAGAAACTGTGGCCGTCTACGACCTGGGCGGCGGCACCTTCGACATCTCCATCCTGGAGCTGGGTGACGGCACCTTCCAGGTGAAGTCCACCAACGGTGACACTCACCTGGGCGGTGACGATTTCGACCAGAAAATCATCGACTGGCTGGTGGCTGAATACAAGAAAGATCAGGGCATCGACCTGTCCAAGGACAAGACCGCCATGCAACGGCTGAAGGAAGCCGCCGAAAAGGCTAAGATAGAGCTGTCTTCGGTTCAGCAGGCCGAGGTCAACCTGCCCTTCATCACCGCCGATGCCTCAGGCCCCAAGCATCTGAACATCACGCTGACCCGTGCCAAGCTGGAACAGCTGGTCATGGAACTGGTGGAGAAAAGCATCGCTCCCTGCCGCCAGGCGCTGACCGACGCCGGCAAGACCGCCGCTCAGATTGATGAGGTCATCCTGGTCGGCGGCCAGACCCGTATGCCGCTGGTTCGGGCCAAAGTCAAGGAGTTCTTCGGCAAGGAACCCAACATGAGCGTCAACCCCGACGAGGTTGTGGCCATCGGCGCCGCCATCCAGGCCGGCGTCATCAAGGGTGATGTTTCCGATGTTCTCCTGCTGGATGTATCGCCGCTGACCCTGGGTATCGAAACCCTGGGCGGTGTGGCTACCCCCCTCATCCCGCGCAACACCACTATTCCCACCAGTAAAAGCCAGGTGTTCTCCACCGCCGCGGACAACCAGCCCAGCGTGGAAATTCATGTCCTGCAGGGCGAGCGTCCCATGGCCGCCGACAACCGAACTCTGGGTCGCTTCATGCTGGACGGCATCCTGCCGGCACCCCGGGGCTTGCCGCAAATTGAAGTTACCTTTGACATCGACGCCAACGGCATCCTTTCCGTCCGCGCTCAGGACAAGGGTACCGGCAAGGAACAGAAGATAACCATCACTGCCTCCTCCGGCCTGTCCAAGGAAGAAGTGGAAAAGATGCAGAAGGATGCTGAAGCTCACGCCGCCGAAGACATCGCCCGTAAGGAACTGGCCGAAGCCAAGAACCAGGGCGACAACCTGGTTTACCAGGCGGAAAAGATGCTCACCGACAACAAGGACAAACTGCCTGAAGACCTCCAGACCGAGGTTTCCGGCAAGATAGAAGCGGTCAAACAGGCGCTTCAGGGTTCGGATACCCCGGCGCTCAAGTCCGGAATCGATGAGCTGAATCAGGCCTTGCAGAAAATGGGCAACGCCGTTTACAGCCAGCAACAGCAGGCTGGCGAAGAACCCCCAACCGAAGGGACGGAAGGCCAGTCCGCCGACTCCGGCGAACAGCCCAAAGACGACGGTACCGTGGAAGGCGAGTTCCGCGAAGTTTAA
- a CDS encoding GrpE protein (PFAM: GrpE protein~KEGG: rca:Rcas_4391 GrpE protein), with protein sequence MTGKRGNQESGERELQEEFERLSRSLEQEKGRAEENLNSFKRAQADFINYKRRAEAEKADSVAFGKSLAFLSILPVLDDFSRALEAVPPDLADNSWVNGISLIEKKFRQLLEKEGVTPMKTVGQAFDPAYHEAVLRCPGEEGVIVEELLTGYMYKDKVLRQAQVKVACEDISE encoded by the coding sequence ATGACAGGAAAACGTGGAAATCAAGAATCCGGTGAGCGCGAACTTCAGGAAGAGTTCGAACGCCTGAGCCGGTCGCTGGAGCAGGAAAAAGGCCGGGCCGAAGAAAACCTGAACAGCTTCAAACGCGCCCAGGCCGACTTCATCAACTACAAACGCCGCGCCGAAGCCGAAAAAGCGGATTCAGTCGCTTTCGGCAAAAGCCTGGCCTTTCTCTCGATACTGCCGGTACTGGATGATTTTTCCCGGGCCCTGGAAGCCGTACCGCCGGACCTGGCCGACAATTCCTGGGTAAATGGGATATCGCTCATCGAGAAGAAATTCCGCCAGTTACTGGAGAAGGAGGGCGTGACCCCAATGAAGACCGTCGGCCAGGCCTTCGACCCCGCTTACCACGAAGCGGTGCTACGCTGTCCCGGCGAAGAGGGCGTCATCGTCGAGGAACTGCTGACCGGTTATATGTACAAGGACAAAGTATTGCGTCAAGCGCAGGTCAAGGTAGCCTGTGAGGACATCAGCGAATAG
- a CDS encoding heat-inducible transcription repressor HrcA (KEGG: det:DET1401 heat-inducible transcription repressor HrcA~TIGRFAM: heat-inducible transcription repressor HrcA~PFAM: Negative regulator of class I heat shock protein), with product MLTQRSETILSSIIRQYVTEATPVSSSAVITECGLDVCSATVRNEMVKLEEEGYILKPHHSAGSVPSDKGYRYYVESIKNARLPLAEQTLINHLFHQVEKEMENWLSLAAGLVSQRAHNVAVVTQPRQVSARFHHLELVTLQESLGLGVLIMRGARVRQQLISFDNPVGQFELNTISGKLNEAFDGLSRARIESHNLFLSEIERKVRDAVVKMLQAEDEQRNEEPYLDGLNYLLEQPEFARSQRAQALMELVEKRRLGKILAEEEFDEDIKVFIGRENREESIRDYSVVLGSYGLADEARGTLGVIGPTRMNYEKTIAAVRYLSLVMSALVAELYGHDPGTVSNDSGT from the coding sequence ATGCTAACTCAGCGATCCGAAACCATACTATCCAGTATCATCCGCCAGTACGTCACCGAGGCGACGCCGGTATCTTCTTCGGCGGTCATTACCGAGTGCGGTCTGGACGTCTGCTCCGCCACCGTCCGCAACGAGATGGTCAAACTGGAAGAGGAAGGCTACATTCTCAAGCCCCACCATTCGGCCGGCAGTGTCCCATCCGACAAAGGTTATCGCTATTACGTCGAAAGCATCAAGAACGCCCGGTTGCCACTGGCGGAACAGACGCTCATCAATCATCTGTTTCACCAGGTGGAAAAAGAGATGGAAAACTGGCTGTCGCTGGCCGCCGGACTGGTTTCTCAGCGCGCCCATAACGTCGCAGTGGTCACCCAGCCCCGTCAGGTCAGCGCCCGGTTCCACCACCTGGAGCTGGTGACCTTACAAGAAAGTCTGGGGCTGGGAGTGCTGATTATGCGCGGCGCCCGGGTCCGCCAGCAGTTAATCAGTTTCGACAACCCGGTCGGGCAATTTGAGCTGAACACCATTTCCGGCAAGCTGAACGAAGCTTTCGATGGGCTCAGCCGCGCCCGCATCGAGAGCCACAATCTGTTTCTGAGTGAAATCGAACGCAAAGTCCGCGACGCCGTCGTCAAGATGCTCCAGGCCGAAGATGAACAGCGCAACGAGGAGCCTTATCTCGACGGCCTCAATTACCTGCTGGAACAGCCGGAATTCGCCCGGAGCCAGCGGGCCCAGGCACTGATGGAACTGGTGGAAAAGCGCCGTCTGGGCAAAATACTGGCCGAAGAGGAATTCGATGAAGATATCAAGGTCTTCATCGGCCGCGAAAACCGGGAAGAAAGCATCCGCGATTACTCGGTGGTCCTCGGCAGTTACGGCCTCGCCGATGAAGCCCGCGGCACCCTGGGCGTTATCGGGCCGACCCGTATGAACTACGAGAAAACCATCGCCGCGGTGCGCTATCTGTCGCTGGTTATGAGCGCGCTGGTGGCCGAGCTTTACGGCCACGACCCCGGTACCGTCAGCAATGATAGCGGCACCTGA
- a CDS encoding hypothetical protein (KEGG: abi:Aboo_1226 CUB protein) → MPAVPKVDRVVYNDSMVRKTGYLSWLFLSLVILAMALAGCQASSPGAVTDPTGDADEAGAPSLTVSSDEALELAGQWFPDAYSGQFTVTAQSLEGVWQVRASLYRNILSGNELSGWPEQAVFLNYGLLPEGQYRLLMAEIDGGSGELLSLTASDSLAMPEDISATPAINPACGGCEDSA, encoded by the coding sequence ATGCCGGCGGTTCCGAAGGTGGACAGAGTGGTTTATAATGATAGTATGGTAAGAAAAACAGGTTATCTATCGTGGTTGTTCCTGTCACTTGTTATTTTGGCGATGGCTCTGGCGGGTTGTCAGGCCTCATCACCCGGCGCGGTTACCGACCCGACCGGTGATGCCGATGAGGCGGGTGCGCCATCGTTGACCGTATCCAGTGACGAAGCGCTTGAGCTGGCGGGGCAATGGTTTCCCGATGCTTATTCCGGACAGTTCACCGTCACCGCCCAATCGCTGGAGGGGGTGTGGCAGGTCAGAGCCAGCCTTTACCGGAACATCCTGAGCGGTAATGAACTCTCCGGCTGGCCGGAGCAGGCAGTATTTCTCAACTATGGTCTGTTGCCGGAGGGGCAGTACCGGTTGCTGATGGCCGAAATCGACGGGGGCAGCGGTGAACTGTTGAGTCTGACAGCCTCCGATTCGCTGGCCATGCCGGAGGATATTTCGGCTACCCCGGCCATCAATCCGGCTTGCGGTGGTTGCGAGGACAGCGCCTAG
- a CDS encoding conserved hypothetical protein (KEGG: dev:DhcVS_1184 hypothetical protein) produces the protein MEIKYLGHSCFRIKGKNTAIVTDPFSPDIGLSLGKQTAHIVTVSHQHGGHNNHEAVGGAPRLVSRPGEYEIGDAIIIGLATYHDAEKGDIRGKNVVFVIAMDELTICHLGDLGTPLKESELEELGKVDILMVPVGDMSALNAAAAARLVRQIEPAIAIPMHYQLPGSNRELEPVERFLSEMGTENITPQPKLTVTKSNLPLSTQVVVLEP, from the coding sequence ATGGAAATTAAATATCTGGGCCACTCCTGTTTTCGTATCAAGGGTAAAAATACCGCCATCGTTACCGACCCCTTTTCCCCCGATATCGGGCTGTCACTGGGCAAGCAGACCGCCCACATCGTAACCGTCAGCCACCAGCACGGCGGACATAATAATCATGAGGCCGTGGGCGGAGCCCCCCGGCTGGTTTCTCGTCCCGGCGAATATGAAATCGGTGATGCCATAATCATCGGCCTGGCGACCTATCATGATGCCGAGAAGGGAGATATCCGTGGCAAGAATGTCGTTTTCGTCATTGCGATGGACGAGTTGACCATCTGCCACCTGGGCGATCTCGGTACACCGCTCAAGGAGAGCGAGCTGGAAGAACTGGGCAAGGTGGACATCCTGATGGTACCGGTCGGCGATATGAGCGCCCTGAATGCCGCCGCCGCGGCGCGGCTGGTACGCCAGATTGAGCCGGCTATCGCTATTCCGATGCATTATCAGTTGCCGGGCAGTAATCGGGAACTGGAACCGGTGGAACGCTTCCTGTCCGAAATGGGAACGGAAAATATTACTCCCCAGCCCAAACTGACGGTAACCAAAAGCAATCTGCCACTGTCCACCCAGGTGGTAGTGCTGGAACCCTGA
- a CDS encoding hypothetical protein (KEGG: bfa:Bfae_22010 hypothetical protein) encodes MEHKQAAEILLKLAEKQVISPEEKEAVMIAVGVLGWTSLAQGRTRNLRKNPGKPPPGK; translated from the coding sequence ATGGAGCATAAACAGGCCGCGGAAATCCTGCTGAAACTGGCGGAAAAACAGGTCATCTCCCCTGAGGAAAAAGAAGCGGTCATGATCGCTGTCGGCGTCCTGGGGTGGACGTCACTGGCGCAGGGCCGGACGCGTAACCTGCGCAAAAATCCGGGTAAGCCACCGCCTGGGAAATAA
- a CDS encoding prolipoprotein diacylglyceryl transferase (KEGG: rxy:Rxyl_1139 prolipoprotein diacylglyceryl transferase~TIGRFAM: prolipoprotein diacylglyceryl transferase~PFAM: prolipoprotein diacylglyceryl transferase): protein MAFDIGPLTIHVYGIVLALAALTGVIIAYLEARRRGLNLDHLFNMALIVLPLGIIGARAYHVIDQWHYYSQNPGEIIGGAGLGIFGALIGGAAGLLLYTTWRKLDPLPWLDSIAPGVILGQSIGRWGNYFNQELYGYPTDLPWGIFIDPVNRLPGFEQYTHFHPMFLYESLWNLSGFAFLMILGRKWADRLKTGDIVILYLIYYGIGRFILEGFKINVWTVGGIPTARWITGIAVIVGIVLLWYRHRKPAENDPGLENGA, encoded by the coding sequence ATGGCTTTCGATATCGGACCTCTGACCATACATGTATACGGCATCGTTCTGGCGCTGGCCGCCCTGACCGGTGTCATCATCGCCTACCTGGAAGCCAGACGCCGCGGACTCAACCTGGACCACCTCTTCAACATGGCTCTGATCGTCCTGCCGCTGGGTATTATCGGCGCCCGGGCTTATCACGTCATCGATCAGTGGCATTACTATTCACAGAACCCCGGAGAAATCATCGGCGGGGCCGGGCTGGGGATTTTCGGCGCTCTTATCGGCGGTGCCGCCGGGTTGTTGCTTTATACTACCTGGCGAAAACTGGACCCCTTGCCCTGGCTGGACTCCATCGCTCCCGGGGTTATTCTGGGCCAGTCGATCGGCCGCTGGGGCAATTACTTCAATCAGGAGCTTTACGGCTACCCTACCGACCTGCCGTGGGGCATCTTCATCGACCCGGTCAACCGTCTGCCGGGATTCGAACAATACACCCATTTCCACCCGATGTTTCTCTATGAATCGCTGTGGAACCTCTCGGGATTCGCTTTCTTGATGATTCTGGGCCGCAAGTGGGCGGACAGACTGAAAACCGGGGATATCGTCATCCTGTATCTGATTTATTATGGCATCGGCCGCTTCATCCTGGAGGGTTTCAAGATCAATGTCTGGACCGTCGGCGGCATCCCCACCGCCCGCTGGATTACCGGCATCGCCGTCATCGTCGGCATCGTTCTCTTGTGGTATCGCCACCGCAAACCGGCAGAAAATGACCCGGGACTGGAAAATGGAGCATAA
- a CDS encoding periplasmic solute binding protein (PFAM: periplasmic solute binding protein~KEGG: sna:Snas_6284 periplasmic solute binding protein), whose product MKRWILVTLSLILLTLISLPLTACRVQPKKEGIVVTHAILGVIVEELAGDRIKVTTLMPGGADPHDWEPSARDIERLNNARLIVWNGLGLEESVAGAVDNAVAGGALLFTATDHIEIRYAGETEFGHKKDEDDHSHEPGAPDPHFWTDPLAMKQVVSALAQELLTQLNMDVTGRSAALIASLDNLHADVLTMLTVTPDDSRLLVTGHDSLGYFARRYGFDIMGTVVPGLSSQADISAADVAAIIAQIETHQVKAIFIEPGVSAGVARQISEATGAKVVELSPAALPDDGSYFTFILELAGKIADGLQ is encoded by the coding sequence GTGAAAAGATGGATTCTGGTCACCCTGTCTCTGATACTGCTGACTCTGATATCACTGCCACTGACCGCCTGCCGTGTCCAACCGAAAAAGGAAGGCATCGTCGTCACCCATGCCATACTCGGCGTCATCGTCGAAGAGCTGGCGGGTGACAGGATAAAGGTAACCACTCTCATGCCGGGTGGGGCTGACCCCCACGACTGGGAACCTTCCGCCCGCGACATCGAAAGATTGAACAACGCCCGTCTCATCGTCTGGAATGGACTGGGGCTGGAAGAAAGCGTTGCCGGGGCAGTGGACAACGCCGTGGCCGGCGGTGCCCTGCTTTTTACCGCCACCGACCACATCGAAATCCGCTACGCCGGTGAAACCGAATTCGGTCATAAAAAAGATGAAGATGACCACAGCCATGAACCGGGAGCGCCCGACCCCCACTTCTGGACCGACCCCCTGGCGATGAAACAGGTGGTCTCCGCCCTGGCCCAGGAACTGTTGACCCAACTGAACATGGACGTAACCGGGCGTTCTGCCGCCCTTATCGCTTCGCTGGATAATCTCCACGCCGACGTCTTGACCATGCTGACTGTAACCCCCGACGATTCCCGTCTGCTGGTCACCGGCCATGATTCCTTGGGTTATTTCGCCCGGCGTTACGGCTTCGACATCATGGGGACCGTGGTTCCCGGTCTGTCCAGTCAGGCTGACATCTCGGCCGCCGACGTCGCCGCCATCATCGCCCAGATAGAAACTCACCAGGTGAAGGCCATCTTCATCGAACCTGGCGTGTCCGCCGGCGTAGCCCGCCAGATATCCGAGGCCACCGGGGCCAAGGTAGTGGAACTTTCTCCGGCCGCCCTGCCCGATGACGGCTCATACTTCACCTTCATCCTTGAATTGGCCGGGAAGATAGCCGACGGGTTACAATAA
- a CDS encoding ferric uptake regulator, Fur family (PFAM: ferric-uptake regulator~KEGG: dev:DhcVS_571 transcriptional regulator, Fur family) — translation MTKKNEFGILESLRQAGYKLTPQRRAIITELSSSTATLTPTGLHRRLSVDRPDIGLVTVYRTLDILTELGLLCRFNEGTVPAYKLAGTEHHHHLVCRGCGLVTDFSGYCPHETATVLEEETGFRITEHRLEFAGYCRQCEAEK, via the coding sequence ATGACCAAAAAAAATGAATTCGGAATATTGGAGAGCCTGCGTCAGGCCGGCTACAAGCTGACCCCGCAACGCAGAGCTATCATAACGGAGTTGAGCAGTTCCACGGCGACGCTGACCCCGACCGGGTTGCACCGTCGGCTGAGCGTCGACCGTCCGGACATCGGGCTGGTGACGGTTTACCGCACCCTCGATATCTTAACGGAACTGGGCCTGCTCTGCCGGTTTAATGAAGGAACCGTGCCCGCCTACAAGCTGGCCGGCACAGAGCACCATCATCACCTGGTCTGCCGGGGTTGCGGCCTTGTCACTGATTTTTCCGGATATTGCCCGCATGAAACCGCCACGGTGCTGGAGGAAGAGACCGGTTTCCGCATCACCGAACACCGGCTGGAATTTGCCGGCTATTGCCGGCAGTGTGAGGCCGAAAAGTGA
- a CDS encoding major facilitator superfamily MFS_1 (PFAM: major facilitator superfamily MFS_1~KEGG: mba:Mbar_A3306 efflux PumP antibiotic resistance protein) produces the protein MASFLTPFMGSSVNIALPVIGHEFGLDAVSLSWVATIYILAAAVFLLPFGRLADIKGRRRIFITGLSLYILVSVAIGFTPDGVVLIALRGAQGVAAAMLFGTGIAILTSVYPPAERGRVLGLNAAAVYIGLSLGPTIGGLLTSSIGWRSIFFITAGIAAVALYFIVTRLKMEWQEASREQFDLKGAVIYGLALTGLMLGFSELPAAGGFILTGLGVAGMAGFLALEARTPHPILSLALFRYNQVFALSNAATLINYAATFATGFLLSLYLQFVKGFSPVEAGLILVAQPVLMALISPFAGRLADRRDPRFLATVGMAVSATGLAMLIFLTEQSPMAYIITALAVLGIGFGLFSSPNSAAIMGSVPRHHYGIASATLSTMRLVGQMLSLGIVMLLFSLIVGNVQISAEVHVEFLTSMRMAFALFTGLCLVGVAASWPRQSRLPHIQSE, from the coding sequence ATGGCTTCCTTTCTGACGCCGTTCATGGGCTCATCGGTCAACATCGCCCTGCCGGTCATCGGTCACGAATTCGGGTTGGACGCCGTATCCCTGAGCTGGGTGGCCACCATCTATATTCTGGCGGCGGCGGTGTTTCTCCTGCCATTCGGCCGGCTGGCCGATATCAAAGGCCGTCGCCGGATCTTCATCACCGGCCTCTCGTTGTACATCCTGGTTTCGGTCGCCATCGGTTTCACCCCGGACGGCGTTGTCCTCATCGCCCTGCGGGGCGCTCAGGGTGTCGCCGCGGCGATGCTCTTCGGCACCGGCATCGCCATCCTGACGTCGGTCTATCCCCCGGCCGAAAGAGGCCGGGTGCTGGGTTTGAACGCCGCCGCCGTCTACATCGGTTTGTCACTCGGCCCCACCATCGGCGGCCTGCTGACCTCATCAATTGGCTGGCGGAGTATCTTTTTCATCACCGCCGGCATCGCCGCTGTGGCCTTGTATTTCATCGTAACCCGGCTGAAAATGGAATGGCAGGAAGCCAGCAGGGAACAGTTCGATTTGAAAGGAGCCGTAATTTACGGTTTAGCCCTGACCGGGCTGATGCTGGGCTTTTCGGAATTGCCGGCCGCCGGCGGTTTCATTCTGACCGGTCTGGGCGTGGCCGGCATGGCCGGTTTTCTGGCGCTGGAAGCACGCACGCCGCACCCCATCCTGTCCCTCGCCCTGTTCCGGTACAATCAGGTTTTCGCCCTGTCCAACGCCGCTACCCTCATCAATTACGCCGCCACCTTCGCGACCGGTTTTTTACTGTCACTGTATCTTCAGTTCGTTAAGGGTTTTTCCCCGGTGGAGGCTGGACTCATTCTGGTAGCCCAGCCGGTGCTGATGGCGCTTATCTCACCTTTCGCCGGACGACTGGCCGACCGTCGTGATCCCAGGTTTCTGGCCACCGTCGGTATGGCGGTATCGGCCACCGGCCTGGCCATGCTGATTTTCCTGACGGAACAATCACCGATGGCCTATATCATCACCGCCCTGGCGGTACTGGGTATCGGTTTCGGCCTTTTTTCCTCGCCTAATTCGGCGGCGATCATGGGCTCGGTTCCCCGGCACCATTACGGCATAGCTTCGGCAACTCTCTCCACCATGCGTCTGGTCGGCCAGATGCTGTCGCTGGGTATCGTCATGCTTCTTTTCTCCCTGATCGTGGGCAATGTCCAGATTTCTGCCGAGGTGCATGTCGAGTTTCTGACCAGTATGAGAATGGCTTTCGCCCTGTTCACCGGGCTGTGCCTGGTAGGCGTAGCCGCCTCCTGGCCACGGCAGAGCCGTCTCCCCCATATCCAGTCAGAATAA